In Aegilops tauschii subsp. strangulata cultivar AL8/78 chromosome 3, Aet v6.0, whole genome shotgun sequence, one genomic interval encodes:
- the LOC120975907 gene encoding uncharacterized protein: MFWKAWAPPCCKFFTWLLMLDRLWCADRLQRRGWLNDYFCPLCVRNLESSVHLLWQCPVARTIWAAAAGWHGCAALAPSTWPEGDRSEIYWAHIIDNTQAEHRKRIRSLTMLITWELWLERNRRVFHKKIAAPWAVIQVVRGSLEAWRLAGAKCLQHLFGNPT; this comes from the coding sequence ATGTTCTGGAAGGCCTGGGCTCCTCCATGCTGCAAATTCTTCACCTGGCTGTTGATGCTCGATAGGCTGTGGTGCGCTGATAGGCTGCAAAGGCGCGGGTGGCTAAATGACTACTTCTGCCCGCTGTGTGTTCGGAACCTTGAATCATCTGTGCACCTGCTATGGCAATGTCCGGTGGCACGGACGATCTGGGCTGCCGCGGCAGGATGGCACGGCTGCGCTGCTCTTGCTCCAAGCACCTGGCCAGAGGGTGACAGATCAGAGATATACTGGGCACACATCATCGACAACACCCAGGCAGAGCATCGCAAAAGAATCAGGTCGCTCACCATGCTCATCACATGGGAACTATGGCTGGAGCGGAACCGTAGGGTTTTCCACAAGAAGATCGCCGCGCCCTGGGCCGTCATCCAAGTAGTGCGGGGATCCCTGGAGGCATGGAGATTGGCGGGAGCGAAATGTTTGCAGCACCTTTTCGGGAACCCAACGTGA